In Terriglobales bacterium, a genomic segment contains:
- a CDS encoding NEW3 domain-containing protein, giving the protein MAHGWRSGLAYFVLALVFICGVSAQEIPAQDHGSDALAQMFARLRTTARLLHTTAHPDDDDGSMLAYEARGQGTEAMMLTLNRGEGGQNKFGAALLDELGILRTLELLEADRFYGVEQRFTRVADFGYSKTAEETFEKWGGHNIALADMVRVIRTFRPDVIVSRFDGSSRDGHGNHQAAGILSREAFHAAADANRFPEQIREGLQPWQAKKLYIGNVRGEEGATLKLNTGTYDPILGMSYAQFATEGLKHQMSQGVGGFYNPAGDIFRTYKLADTVLPQPHGEEKSFFDGIDTTLPGLASRLGEQEKNAPFLRAGLAEVDHLIAQAEAGYRPTDPSVTAELLARALQKVRTVHAELGRAQNIGCTNRGDAGCRHRDQIQFELDAKQQQLQQAINIALGLLLQASVDPEHEQTFFGFFRQEQTFLMAVPGQTFTVTARLYNRGGQAINAKYMELSVPSEWKSEPAKITEQMGQLKTNQQASTQFRVTVPENASYTRPYWHRDNSQQAVYKIDDPQYATLPLPPPPVIARAVYEIAGVESEVTVPVQVKWVDPTYGQLERPLAVGPPLSIEIDPPVRVISTQRRGPFGITVGVRNDVNGAARSNIHLQAPAGWQVTPASQAANFSADQEYKNFTFSVQSPPLQEGVYPMSAVLDYDGKQYREGYDVIGRHDIGDFYYYYPALQKLSAVNVTVPENLRVGYIMGAGDEIPSLLQDLGVHLDMISPAELVSGDLSRYHTVVLGIRAYDVRTDVRAYNQRLLDYVNNGGTLVVQYNASVGVFNGGHFTPYPATLSSERVTVEEAPVRILDPSNPIFHTPNPIPMADFSGWVQERGLYFMSSWDPHFKPLLASHDPGEPEREGGLLVAPYGKGLYIYTGYAFFRQLPAGVPGAVRLFVNLLSASASQ; this is encoded by the coding sequence ATGGCCCACGGCTGGCGGTCCGGTCTGGCGTACTTTGTTCTGGCACTGGTGTTCATCTGCGGGGTCAGTGCGCAGGAAATTCCCGCGCAAGACCACGGGTCCGACGCGCTGGCGCAGATGTTCGCCCGGCTTCGCACCACGGCGCGCCTGCTCCACACCACGGCGCATCCCGACGATGACGACGGCAGCATGCTGGCGTATGAAGCGCGCGGGCAGGGTACCGAGGCGATGATGCTGACGCTGAACCGTGGCGAAGGCGGACAGAACAAGTTCGGGGCCGCGCTGCTGGATGAACTCGGAATCCTGCGCACGCTGGAACTGCTGGAAGCGGACCGCTTTTACGGCGTGGAACAGCGGTTCACGCGGGTGGCGGATTTCGGATATTCGAAAACGGCAGAGGAGACATTTGAGAAATGGGGCGGGCACAACATCGCGCTGGCTGACATGGTGCGCGTGATCCGCACCTTCCGGCCTGACGTGATCGTGTCGCGCTTCGACGGCAGCAGCCGCGACGGCCACGGAAATCACCAGGCTGCGGGGATCCTGTCACGGGAAGCGTTTCATGCTGCCGCCGATGCGAATCGTTTTCCGGAGCAGATTCGCGAGGGGCTGCAGCCTTGGCAAGCGAAGAAGCTGTACATCGGGAACGTGCGCGGCGAGGAAGGCGCGACGTTGAAGCTGAACACCGGGACCTACGACCCGATTCTCGGCATGTCCTACGCGCAGTTTGCCACCGAGGGATTGAAGCACCAGATGTCGCAGGGAGTCGGCGGCTTCTACAATCCGGCCGGAGACATTTTTCGCACCTACAAGCTGGCGGACACCGTTCTGCCGCAGCCGCACGGCGAGGAAAAAAGTTTTTTCGACGGCATTGACACGACGCTGCCAGGGCTGGCTTCACGGCTTGGGGAGCAGGAGAAGAATGCACCATTTCTGCGGGCAGGTCTTGCCGAAGTCGATCATCTGATCGCGCAAGCGGAAGCCGGGTATCGCCCGACGGATCCCTCGGTGACAGCTGAACTGCTGGCAAGAGCTCTGCAGAAGGTGCGGACGGTTCACGCGGAGCTTGGGCGCGCGCAGAACATCGGCTGCACGAACCGGGGAGACGCCGGTTGCCGCCATCGTGATCAAATTCAATTCGAACTCGATGCCAAGCAACAGCAACTGCAGCAGGCCATCAACATTGCGCTGGGCCTGCTACTGCAGGCGTCGGTAGACCCAGAGCACGAGCAGACATTCTTCGGATTCTTTCGCCAGGAACAGACATTTCTGATGGCTGTACCGGGCCAGACGTTCACAGTGACGGCGCGCCTGTACAACCGTGGCGGCCAGGCGATTAACGCCAAATATATGGAGCTCAGTGTGCCATCCGAGTGGAAGAGCGAACCGGCAAAAATCACGGAACAAATGGGGCAGCTTAAGACGAATCAACAGGCGTCGACACAGTTTCGGGTGACTGTGCCTGAGAACGCGTCGTACACCCGGCCGTACTGGCATCGCGATAATTCGCAGCAGGCTGTATACAAGATCGATGATCCGCAATACGCCACGTTGCCGCTGCCGCCGCCCCCGGTGATCGCGCGCGCAGTCTATGAGATCGCGGGAGTCGAAAGCGAAGTTACGGTGCCGGTGCAAGTGAAGTGGGTGGATCCGACGTACGGACAATTGGAGCGGCCGCTCGCGGTGGGCCCGCCGCTCTCCATTGAAATTGATCCGCCGGTGCGGGTGATTTCGACGCAGCGCCGCGGTCCGTTTGGCATTACGGTGGGTGTGCGCAATGACGTCAACGGCGCGGCTCGCAGCAACATCCACCTGCAAGCGCCCGCGGGTTGGCAGGTGACGCCGGCATCGCAGGCCGCCAATTTTTCGGCGGATCAGGAGTACAAGAATTTCACATTCAGCGTGCAGTCGCCGCCATTGCAAGAGGGCGTTTACCCGATGAGCGCCGTCCTCGACTACGACGGCAAGCAGTACCGGGAAGGCTACGATGTGATCGGGCGCCACGATATCGGGGATTTCTATTATTACTATCCGGCCTTGCAGAAGCTCAGCGCCGTCAATGTGACCGTGCCGGAAAACTTGCGCGTCGGATACATCATGGGTGCAGGCGACGAAATCCCCTCCCTGCTGCAGGACCTTGGGGTGCACCTGGACATGATTTCGCCCGCCGAACTGGTGAGCGGCGATCTCAGCCGGTATCACACGGTCGTGCTCGGCATTCGCGCCTACGACGTGCGCACCGACGTGCGCGCTTACAACCAACGCCTGCTGGATTACGTGAACAACGGCGGCACACTGGTCGTGCAGTACAACGCGTCGGTGGGCGTGTTCAATGGCGGGCACTTTACGCCTTATCCGGCCACGCTGAGCAGTGAACGTGTGACGGTGGAAGAGGCGCCGGTGCGGATCCTGGACCCCTCCAACCCGATTTTCCATACTCCGAACCCGATCCCGATGGCGGACTTCAGCGGCTGGGTGCAGGAGCGAGGCCTGTATTTCATGAGCTCCTGGGACCCGCACTTCAAGCCGCTGCTGGCCTCGCATGACCCCGGCGAACCGGAGCGCGAGGGCGGGCTTCTGGTGGCCCCTTATGGCAAGGGTTTGTACATCTACACCGGTTACGCGTTTTTCCGCCAGTTGCCGGCAGGAGTTCCGGGGGCAGTGCGGCTGTTCGTCAACCTGTTGAGCGCGAGCGCGTCACAGTAG
- a CDS encoding 1-(5-phosphoribosyl)-5-[(5-phosphoribosylamino)methylideneamino] imidazole-4-carboxamide isomerase, with product MLIPSIDLMGGKIVQLVQGERKALEFSDFDAWIARFAGYPIVQLIDLDAAMGKGSNRELLAHFTSRLPCQVGGGIRSVEAAQEALATGARRVIVGSALVQGAKVNTAFAAELAHRAGADRVIAALDARGGKVAVRGWRELAEVTPVTLMREVEPYCGGFLYTHIDSEGLMAGIPMDVVRELRGATSRKLIVAGGIRSQEEVDALDAIEVDAVVGMAIYTGRMKA from the coding sequence GTGCTGATCCCCTCCATCGATCTCATGGGCGGGAAAATCGTCCAGTTGGTCCAGGGCGAGCGCAAGGCGCTGGAGTTTTCGGATTTCGATGCCTGGATTGCACGCTTCGCCGGCTATCCAATTGTGCAGTTGATCGATCTCGATGCCGCCATGGGGAAGGGCAGCAACCGGGAATTGCTGGCGCATTTCACTTCGCGCCTGCCCTGCCAGGTCGGCGGTGGAATTCGCAGCGTCGAGGCGGCGCAGGAAGCATTGGCAACAGGCGCCCGCCGTGTGATTGTCGGTTCCGCGCTGGTGCAAGGCGCCAAGGTGAACACCGCGTTTGCCGCCGAACTCGCGCACCGCGCCGGCGCCGACCGCGTGATCGCGGCGCTCGATGCGCGCGGAGGAAAAGTGGCGGTCCGGGGGTGGCGCGAACTGGCGGAGGTGACGCCGGTCACGCTCATGCGTGAGGTCGAACCGTACTGCGGCGGATTTCTCTACACCCATATCGACAGCGAGGGCCTCATGGCAGGAATCCCGATGGACGTCGTGCGCGAATTGCGCGGGGCGACCTCGCGCAAACTGATCGTCGCCGGCGGAATCCGCTCCCAGGAAGAGGTCGACGCGCTGGACGCGATCGAGGTTGACGCAGTGGTCGGAATGGCCATCTATACCGGGCGCATGAAAGCCTGA
- the hisF gene encoding imidazole glycerol phosphate synthase subunit HisF, which produces MLTKRIIACLDVDAGRVVKGTRFLDLRDAGDPAELAAAHAAGGADEVVLLDITATHERRGTLLETVRRTARELFVPFTVGGGIRSLEEAEAVFEAGADKIAINSAAVQRPELITEIAARFGSQAVVLAIDAKSKGDGHHQVYVTGGRTPVDRTATEWAREAEQRGAGEILLTSMDRDGTRAGFDCVLTASIESSVSIPVIASGGAGCVAHFVEVFRSGRADAALAASIFHFGIHDIRQLKQELQAASVPVRFPC; this is translated from the coding sequence ATGCTGACCAAGAGAATCATCGCCTGCCTGGACGTGGATGCGGGACGCGTGGTGAAGGGAACGCGCTTTCTTGATCTGCGCGATGCCGGCGACCCGGCGGAACTGGCGGCGGCACATGCCGCAGGCGGCGCCGACGAGGTTGTGCTGCTCGACATCACCGCCACGCATGAGCGCCGGGGAACGCTCCTGGAGACGGTGCGCCGGACGGCGCGCGAGTTGTTCGTGCCGTTCACGGTGGGCGGGGGAATCCGATCGCTGGAGGAAGCGGAGGCGGTTTTTGAAGCCGGCGCCGATAAGATCGCAATCAATTCCGCGGCGGTGCAACGACCGGAACTGATCACCGAGATTGCCGCTCGTTTCGGATCGCAGGCGGTGGTGCTCGCCATCGATGCCAAGTCTAAGGGTGACGGCCATCACCAGGTCTATGTGACGGGCGGAAGAACACCGGTGGACCGCACGGCAACAGAATGGGCCCGCGAGGCGGAGCAGCGGGGAGCGGGCGAAATCCTGCTGACCTCGATGGACCGCGACGGGACCCGGGCAGGGTTCGATTGCGTGCTGACGGCGTCGATCGAAAGCAGTGTCTCGATTCCAGTGATCGCCTCCGGGGGCGCCGGGTGCGTGGCGCATTTCGTGGAAGTCTTCCGCAGCGGGCGCGCCGACGCTGCCCTGGCGGCTTCGATTTTCCACTTCGGCATTCACGACATTCGCCAGCTAAAGCAGGAATTGCAAGCCGCCTCCGTGCCGGTGAGGTTTCCGTGCTGA
- the hisH gene encoding imidazole glycerol phosphate synthase subunit HisH has translation MITIIDYKAGNLASVQKAFTHLGCVSEITSDPDVVRRAARLVLPGVGNFSATEVLEQSGVRAAIQDAIRQGRPFLGICVGMQWLFEGSEEAASVQGLGAFAGYCARFPAIVKAPHVGWNTVRHTADSRLLRGVDPEFFVYYTHSYRAPAGEGMVGSTEYGGEFAAAVERDNIFGVQFHPEKSGAAGLQLLGNFLQC, from the coding sequence GTGATCACCATCATCGATTACAAGGCCGGAAATCTCGCCTCGGTGCAGAAGGCTTTTACGCACCTCGGGTGTGTGAGCGAGATCACCAGCGACCCGGACGTGGTGCGGCGGGCGGCGCGGCTGGTGCTGCCAGGGGTTGGGAATTTTTCCGCCACCGAGGTGCTGGAACAATCCGGCGTGCGCGCCGCGATCCAGGATGCGATCCGGCAGGGCAGACCGTTCCTCGGAATCTGCGTCGGCATGCAATGGCTGTTCGAGGGAAGCGAAGAAGCGGCGAGCGTCCAGGGGCTGGGAGCGTTTGCCGGATACTGTGCGCGGTTTCCGGCAATTGTGAAGGCGCCGCATGTGGGATGGAACACGGTGCGCCACACCGCCGACTCGCGGCTGCTGCGCGGAGTCGATCCGGAATTCTTCGTGTATTACACGCATTCGTACCGCGCGCCCGCCGGCGAGGGAATGGTGGGAAGCACCGAATATGGCGGTGAATTCGCGGCAGCGGTCGAGCGTGACAATATTTTCGGCGTGCAATTTCACCCGGAAAAATCGGGCGCAGCAGGGCTGCAGCTGCTGGGGAATTTCCTGCAATGCTGA
- the hisB gene encoding imidazoleglycerol-phosphate dehydratase HisB — MRTARLHRKTNETDIRIVLRLDGSGRYRISTGIRFLDHMLELFARHGGFDLEVSASGDLDVDQHHTVEDAGIALGEAFDSALGDKRGILRAGYFLMPMDETLGLAAVDLGGRSHAAVETKVRARLVGDLQTELVHDFFEGFARGARANVHLKVMYGRSSHHKIEALFKAFARALRVACSRDRRLQRMLPSTKGLL, encoded by the coding sequence ATGAGGACGGCAAGGCTGCATCGCAAGACGAACGAGACCGACATTCGCATCGTGCTGCGACTGGATGGCAGCGGACGCTATCGTATCTCCACCGGGATTCGTTTTCTCGACCATATGCTGGAATTGTTTGCGCGGCACGGCGGTTTTGACCTCGAGGTCTCCGCTTCCGGCGATCTCGATGTCGACCAGCACCACACGGTGGAAGACGCGGGCATCGCGCTCGGGGAAGCCTTCGACAGCGCGCTCGGGGACAAGCGCGGGATCTTGCGCGCAGGCTATTTCCTGATGCCGATGGACGAAACGCTGGGCCTGGCAGCGGTGGACCTCGGCGGACGCTCGCACGCGGCAGTCGAGACGAAGGTGCGGGCGCGCCTTGTCGGTGACCTGCAGACGGAGCTGGTGCACGATTTTTTCGAGGGATTCGCTCGCGGCGCGCGTGCCAACGTGCACTTGAAGGTGATGTACGGGCGCTCGAGCCATCACAAGATTGAGGCGCTGTTCAAGGCCTTCGCGCGGGCGCTGCGCGTGGCGTGCTCCCGCGACCGGCGATTGCAGCGAATGCTTCCCAGCACGAAGGGGCTACTGTGA
- a CDS encoding histidinol-phosphate transaminase, whose translation MLKPCANLERVKQYHPPLSGRSGLRLDFNENTEGCSPRVLERLRSLTSEELARYPEREPVERAVAQWLALSPEEVMLTNGVDEAIHLLCETYLQTDAEAIIAVPTFGMYEVAASATGATVKAVAAEGFRFPAGGIMAQVTPRTRLIAIANPNNPTGAVAAREELLAIADAANEAAILIDEAYFDFYGESLIGEISRRANLFVARTFSKAYGLAGLRAGVLAGPARQMQFVRRIASPYNVNGVALACLPSALADREYVTAYVEAVRRGRDRLQAELAALGMPFWPSHANFVLVRFGPARENFISAMRQRGILVRDRNSDPGCGGCVRITIGTEAHTDRLIAALREYAQQRRGAEVPA comes from the coding sequence ATGCTTAAGCCGTGCGCCAACCTCGAGCGCGTCAAGCAATATCACCCGCCGCTGAGTGGTCGCAGCGGGCTGCGCCTGGATTTCAACGAGAACACGGAAGGGTGCTCGCCGCGAGTGCTGGAGCGACTGCGCAGCCTCACCTCAGAGGAATTGGCACGCTACCCGGAGCGCGAGCCGGTGGAGCGCGCGGTCGCGCAGTGGCTGGCATTGTCGCCTGAGGAAGTGATGCTCACGAATGGCGTGGACGAAGCCATTCATCTGCTTTGTGAGACGTACCTGCAGACTGACGCCGAAGCGATCATTGCCGTGCCGACGTTCGGCATGTACGAAGTGGCGGCGTCGGCGACCGGCGCAACGGTCAAGGCAGTTGCGGCGGAAGGATTCCGCTTTCCGGCTGGCGGCATCATGGCGCAGGTTACGCCGCGCACGCGCCTGATCGCGATTGCGAACCCCAACAATCCGACCGGCGCGGTGGCAGCGCGGGAAGAACTGCTCGCGATTGCCGACGCTGCGAACGAGGCGGCGATTCTGATTGACGAAGCGTATTTCGATTTTTATGGCGAAAGCCTGATCGGGGAAATCAGCCGGCGGGCAAACTTGTTCGTCGCCAGGACATTTTCGAAAGCCTATGGACTGGCAGGACTGCGCGCAGGCGTACTCGCGGGGCCGGCGAGGCAGATGCAATTTGTGAGGCGGATCGCATCACCGTACAACGTGAACGGGGTGGCGCTGGCATGCCTGCCGTCGGCGCTTGCGGACCGCGAATACGTGACCGCATACGTGGAAGCAGTGCGGCGGGGACGCGACCGTCTGCAAGCAGAACTCGCGGCGCTGGGCATGCCGTTCTGGCCGAGCCACGCGAATTTTGTGCTGGTGCGATTCGGCCCGGCGCGCGAAAACTTCATTTCGGCCATGCGGCAACGCGGCATCCTGGTGCGCGACCGCAACAGCGACCCCGGCTGCGGCGGGTGTGTGCGCATCACCATCGGCACGGAGGCGCACACCGACCGGTTGATTGCGGCGCTTCGCGAGTACGCGCAGCAACGACGCGGGGCTGAGGTTCCGGCATGA
- the hisD gene encoding histidinol dehydrogenase produces the protein MRTVRGRAVKREVERLAARALEADPAVATRVRRIVTDVRRRGDTALRRYAERWDGLERDAELRVSRAEMHEALDRVASEFRAALKVAARNIRQFCEWQLPREFTRQIQPGVEVGQMIRPIDSVGCYVPGGRYPLPSSLLMTVIPAQVAGVPQIAVASPRPAPETLAAAALLGVDSFYRMGGAQAIAAFAYGTASVPRVSKIVGPGNKFVTEAKRQVAFQCAIDMLAGPTEVVIVSDDGTPEFIAADLVAQAEHDAEALAIFITSDTAMARAVARTVRQSARGNRTAQEALRGNGLILVARSKAETLEIANAIAPEHITVSRDDVAKITNAGSVFVGDYSPQAFGDYACGPNHVLPTGGSARFRGGLSVMDFVKIISVQEVSRQGLERAASVIETLATAEGLRAHADSVRTRCAHA, from the coding sequence ATGCGCACCGTGCGTGGTCGAGCAGTGAAGCGGGAAGTGGAGCGACTGGCTGCACGCGCGCTGGAAGCGGATCCGGCTGTCGCAACCAGAGTACGCCGCATCGTGACGGATGTCAGGCGTCGCGGTGATACCGCCCTGCGTAGGTATGCCGAGCGATGGGATGGCCTGGAGCGCGACGCCGAGCTTCGGGTCAGCCGCGCCGAAATGCACGAGGCGCTGGATCGGGTGGCGTCGGAATTTCGCGCCGCCCTGAAAGTTGCAGCCCGGAACATCCGGCAATTTTGCGAGTGGCAGCTGCCGCGAGAATTCACGCGCCAGATCCAGCCCGGAGTTGAAGTCGGGCAAATGATACGTCCCATCGATTCGGTCGGTTGTTACGTGCCGGGAGGGCGTTATCCTTTGCCGTCATCGCTGCTCATGACGGTCATCCCGGCTCAGGTTGCAGGAGTACCGCAAATCGCGGTGGCATCGCCGCGTCCGGCGCCTGAAACACTGGCGGCAGCGGCCCTGCTCGGAGTGGACTCGTTCTACCGGATGGGCGGCGCACAGGCGATCGCGGCGTTCGCCTACGGAACGGCAAGCGTTCCGCGCGTCAGCAAAATCGTGGGACCGGGGAACAAGTTTGTCACCGAGGCCAAGCGGCAGGTCGCTTTCCAGTGCGCCATCGATATGCTGGCGGGACCGACCGAGGTTGTGATCGTGAGCGATGACGGCACGCCGGAATTCATCGCGGCCGACCTTGTGGCTCAAGCCGAGCACGATGCGGAAGCGCTGGCCATCTTTATCACGTCCGATACGGCGATGGCGCGAGCTGTGGCCAGAACTGTGCGGCAATCAGCGCGCGGAAATCGCACCGCCCAGGAAGCTTTGCGAGGGAACGGGCTGATCCTGGTGGCGCGGTCGAAAGCAGAGACGCTGGAGATCGCCAATGCCATCGCGCCCGAGCACATCACGGTATCACGCGATGATGTGGCCAAGATCACCAACGCAGGTTCAGTGTTCGTGGGCGACTATTCGCCGCAGGCATTTGGCGATTACGCGTGCGGCCCGAACCACGTGCTGCCGACGGGAGGCTCGGCTCGCTTTCGCGGCGGGCTCAGCGTCATGGATTTCGTGAAGATCATCAGCGTGCAGGAAGTCTCGCGCCAGGGGTTGGAGCGCGCGGCATCGGTGATCGAAACGCTGGCCACGGCAGAGGGCCTCCGGGCGCACGCCGACTCGGTGCGGACGAGGTGCGCTCATGCTTAA
- the hisG gene encoding ATP phosphoribosyltransferase, whose amino-acid sequence MKLRLGIPKGSLQDATIQLFDRAGFKIYANGRSYFPATDDPEIECMLIRAQEMARYVEHGALDAGLTGRDWVIESGLEVVSVADLVYAKQSRGKVRWVLAAPEDSPFRRAEDLADCIIATELVNVTRAYFETRKIPVKVEFSWGATEVKPPMLADAIVEVTETGNSLRANRLRILDTVLESNTQLIANTRAWQDEAKRQKIQNIALMLCGAIAAQGRVGLMLNVQKSDLAAVLAVLPALKRPTISALADEEWVAVNTIIEEAVVRDVLPRLKAANAQGIVEYPLNKVVV is encoded by the coding sequence ATGAAGCTGAGGCTGGGCATTCCCAAGGGCAGCTTGCAGGATGCCACCATCCAGTTGTTCGACCGCGCCGGTTTCAAGATCTATGCCAACGGGCGCTCTTACTTCCCGGCGACCGACGATCCGGAGATCGAGTGCATGCTCATCCGGGCGCAGGAGATGGCGCGCTACGTGGAACACGGCGCTCTGGACGCCGGCCTCACCGGGCGCGACTGGGTGATCGAGAGCGGGTTGGAAGTGGTATCGGTCGCGGACCTGGTGTACGCAAAGCAGAGCCGCGGCAAAGTGCGGTGGGTGTTGGCCGCGCCGGAAGATTCGCCCTTCCGTCGCGCGGAAGACCTGGCGGATTGCATCATCGCGACCGAACTGGTGAACGTGACGCGCGCCTATTTCGAGACAAGAAAAATCCCAGTCAAGGTGGAGTTTTCCTGGGGAGCGACCGAGGTGAAGCCGCCGATGCTGGCGGACGCGATCGTCGAGGTTACGGAGACCGGAAATTCGCTGCGCGCGAACCGGTTGCGGATCCTGGACACGGTACTGGAATCGAATACGCAGCTCATCGCCAACACACGCGCCTGGCAGGACGAAGCCAAGCGGCAGAAAATTCAGAACATCGCGCTGATGCTCTGCGGCGCAATCGCGGCGCAAGGACGGGTGGGGCTCATGCTCAACGTGCAGAAGTCGGACCTGGCGGCGGTCCTCGCCGTGCTGCCCGCGCTGAAGCGCCCGACCATCTCCGCTCTCGCTGACGAGGAATGGGTAGCGGTGAACACGATCATCGAAGAGGCGGTGGTGCGCGACGTGCTCCCGCGATTGAAGGCGGCGAATGCGCAGGGAATTGTCGAGTATCCGCTGAACAAGGTGGTGGTGTGA
- the hisI gene encoding phosphoribosyl-AMP cyclohydrolase, with protein sequence MVQIDFDKMQGLAPAVVQDDSSGEVLMLGFMNPEALRRTLESGYATFFSRTRGKLWMKGETSGNRLKVTSITTDCDQDSVLVRVHVEGEGKVCHEGTRSCFTRPLAMTGQGGAR encoded by the coding sequence ATGGTGCAAATCGATTTCGACAAGATGCAGGGACTGGCGCCGGCCGTGGTGCAGGATGACTCCAGCGGCGAGGTGCTGATGCTGGGGTTCATGAACCCGGAGGCGCTGCGGCGCACGCTGGAATCCGGTTACGCGACGTTCTTCAGCCGCACGCGCGGCAAGCTGTGGATGAAGGGCGAAACTTCCGGCAACCGCCTGAAGGTGACCTCGATCACGACCGACTGTGACCAGGACTCGGTGCTGGTGCGGGTGCACGTGGAAGGCGAGGGAAAGGTCTGCCACGAAGGAACGCGCTCCTGCTTCACGCGGCCCCTGGCCATGACCGGCCAAGGCGGTGCGCGATGA